The Canis lupus familiaris isolate Mischka breed German Shepherd chromosome 27, alternate assembly UU_Cfam_GSD_1.0, whole genome shotgun sequence genome window below encodes:
- the TEX52 gene encoding testis-expressed protein 52 isoform X6, with protein sequence MPGYYISQPHLLGWSRGNDSRVGPRGSEGNAPMREKRVRGRVRERRTPGLHSPENDFPSTPRSMAQASEPLLTSQTRARREFLLPGAARAWPGFTPQAYRRLALRLPPCTARKAEVRRRLLRPEKDAAQHTWGFHTWLDVGRLPAAFPTRPDRPYDSNVWRWLTDPEAHGRPPAEPPIPPPSWMGQNSFLTFICCTPIFVDENRKNQVTVRAVQELRELEKLKLRSEARAPPLDAKGNILPPKNFKKPVEEGAIRPGVVQQRVRAGRVLGCHHAHQ encoded by the exons atgCCTGGTTATTACAtctcccagccccacctcctggGGTGGTCACGTGGAAATGACAGCAGAGTGGGCCCAAGAGGCAG TGAGGGAAACGCACCCATGAGAGAGAAACGAGTAAGAGGACGAGTCCGGGAGAGAAGAACCCCTGGGCTGCATTCTCCGGAGAATGATTTTCCTTCTACGCCTCGCTCG ATGGCCCAGGCCAGCGAGCCCCTCCTGACGTCCCAGACGCGGGCCCGGCGCGAGTTCCTCCTCCCTGGTGCGGCCCGGGCGTGGCCTGGCTTCACCCCGCAGGCCTACCGCCGGCTGGCTCTGAGGCTGCCGCCCTGCACCGCGCGCAAGGCCGAGGTGCGCCGCCGGCTGCTCCGCCCCGAGAAGGACGCGGCGCAGCACACCTGGGGCTTCCACACGTGGCTGGACGTGGGCCGCCTGCCCGCCGCCTTCCCCACCAGGCCCGACAGGCCCTACGATAGCAACGTGTGGCGCTGGCTGACCGACCCCGAGGCCCACGGCAGGCCCCCTGCGGAgccccccatccctcctccctcctggatgGGTCAGAACAGCTTTCTCACCTTCATCTGCTGCACTCCCATCTTCGTGGACGAGAACAGGAAGAACCAGGTGACTGTCAGGGCCGTGCAGGAACTGAGAGAGCTGGAGAAACTCAAGCTGAGGAGTGAAGCCAGGGCCCCTCCGCTCGATGCCAAGGGCAACATCCTGCCCCCAAAGAACTTCAAGAA GCCTGTTGAAGAGGGAGCCATCAGACCAGGTGTCGTACAGCAGCGGGTCAGAGCAGGAAGGGTTCTCGGATGTCATCATGCTCACCAGTGA
- the TEX52 gene encoding testis-expressed protein 52 isoform X7 — MLPGKVFPTKRPLLTIRPTGGMASSPPRQPRGRRVPPHVQKPFLQMAQASEPLLTSQTRARREFLLPGAARAWPGFTPQAYRRLALRLPPCTARKAEVRRRLLRPEKDAAQHTWGFHTWLDVGRLPAAFPTRPDRPYDSNVWRWLTDPEAHGRPPAEPPIPPPSWMGQNSFLTFICCTPIFVDENRKNQVTVRAVQELRELEKLKLRSEARAPPLDAKGNILPPKNFKK; from the exons ATGCTGCCAGGGAAAGTCTTCCCTACCAAGCGGCCTCTCCTGACAATCAGGCCCACAGGTGGAATGGCCAGTAGCCCACCAAGACAACCCAGAGGGCGGCGTGTTCCGCCTCATGTCCAAAAACCTTTCTTGCAG ATGGCCCAGGCCAGCGAGCCCCTCCTGACGTCCCAGACGCGGGCCCGGCGCGAGTTCCTCCTCCCTGGTGCGGCCCGGGCGTGGCCTGGCTTCACCCCGCAGGCCTACCGCCGGCTGGCTCTGAGGCTGCCGCCCTGCACCGCGCGCAAGGCCGAGGTGCGCCGCCGGCTGCTCCGCCCCGAGAAGGACGCGGCGCAGCACACCTGGGGCTTCCACACGTGGCTGGACGTGGGCCGCCTGCCCGCCGCCTTCCCCACCAGGCCCGACAGGCCCTACGATAGCAACGTGTGGCGCTGGCTGACCGACCCCGAGGCCCACGGCAGGCCCCCTGCGGAgccccccatccctcctccctcctggatgGGTCAGAACAGCTTTCTCACCTTCATCTGCTGCACTCCCATCTTCGTGGACGAGAACAGGAAGAACCAGGTGACTGTCAGGGCCGTGCAGGAACTGAGAGAGCTGGAGAAACTCAAGCTGAGGAGTGAAGCCAGGGCCCCTCCGCTCGATGCCAAGGGCAACATCCTGCCCCCAAAGAACTTCAAGAAGTAA
- the TEX52 gene encoding testis-expressed protein 52 isoform X1 — MPGYYISQPHLLGWSRGNDSRVGPRGSEGNAPMREKRVRGRVRERRTPGLHSPENDFPSTPRSMAQASEPLLTSQTRARREFLLPGAARAWPGFTPQAYRRLALRLPPCTARKAEVRRRLLRPEKDAAQHTWGFHTWLDVGRLPAAFPTRPDRPYDSNVWRWLTDPEAHGRPPAEPPIPPPSWMGQNSFLTFICCTPIFVDENRKNQVTVRAVQELRELEKLKLRSEARAPPLDAKGNILPPKNFKKYRHISAGGRFEPQGLQLMPNPLPNDFARGWPCPNPLPHYQEKVLKLALLPSAPLSQDLVRNYQTLIENRVALPLCHLSEAPPGKTLTRKMKRRPGQT; from the exons atgCCTGGTTATTACAtctcccagccccacctcctggGGTGGTCACGTGGAAATGACAGCAGAGTGGGCCCAAGAGGCAG TGAGGGAAACGCACCCATGAGAGAGAAACGAGTAAGAGGACGAGTCCGGGAGAGAAGAACCCCTGGGCTGCATTCTCCGGAGAATGATTTTCCTTCTACGCCTCGCTCG ATGGCCCAGGCCAGCGAGCCCCTCCTGACGTCCCAGACGCGGGCCCGGCGCGAGTTCCTCCTCCCTGGTGCGGCCCGGGCGTGGCCTGGCTTCACCCCGCAGGCCTACCGCCGGCTGGCTCTGAGGCTGCCGCCCTGCACCGCGCGCAAGGCCGAGGTGCGCCGCCGGCTGCTCCGCCCCGAGAAGGACGCGGCGCAGCACACCTGGGGCTTCCACACGTGGCTGGACGTGGGCCGCCTGCCCGCCGCCTTCCCCACCAGGCCCGACAGGCCCTACGATAGCAACGTGTGGCGCTGGCTGACCGACCCCGAGGCCCACGGCAGGCCCCCTGCGGAgccccccatccctcctccctcctggatgGGTCAGAACAGCTTTCTCACCTTCATCTGCTGCACTCCCATCTTCGTGGACGAGAACAGGAAGAACCAGGTGACTGTCAGGGCCGTGCAGGAACTGAGAGAGCTGGAGAAACTCAAGCTGAGGAGTGAAGCCAGGGCCCCTCCGCTCGATGCCAAGGGCAACATCCTGCCCCCAAAGAACTTCAAGAA GTACCGGCACATCTCCGCTGGTGGAAGGTTTGAGCCCCAAGGCCTCCAGCTAATGCCCAACCCACTTCCCAATGATTTTGCCAGGGGCTGGCCCTGCCCGAACCCTCTGCCTCATTACCAGGAGAAGGTGCTAAAACTGGCCTTGCTGCCTAGTGCACCCCTGAGCCAGGACCTTGTGAGGAATTACCAAACCCTGATAGAGAACCGGGTTGCCTTGCCCCTCTGTCATCTCTCCGAGGCACCACCTGGCAAAACCTTAACAAGGAAGATGAAGAGAAGACCTGGACAGACCTAA
- the TEX52 gene encoding testis-expressed protein 52 isoform X3 — translation MSKNLSCSEGNAPMREKRVRGRVRERRTPGLHSPENDFPSTPRSMAQASEPLLTSQTRARREFLLPGAARAWPGFTPQAYRRLALRLPPCTARKAEVRRRLLRPEKDAAQHTWGFHTWLDVGRLPAAFPTRPDRPYDSNVWRWLTDPEAHGRPPAEPPIPPPSWMGQNSFLTFICCTPIFVDENRKNQVTVRAVQELRELEKLKLRSEARAPPLDAKGNILPPKNFKKYRHISAGGRFEPQGLQLMPNPLPNDFARGWPCPNPLPHYQEKVLKLALLPSAPLSQDLVRNYQTLIENRVALPLCHLSEAPPGKTLTRKMKRRPGQT, via the exons ATGTCCAAAAACCTTTCTTGCAG TGAGGGAAACGCACCCATGAGAGAGAAACGAGTAAGAGGACGAGTCCGGGAGAGAAGAACCCCTGGGCTGCATTCTCCGGAGAATGATTTTCCTTCTACGCCTCGCTCG ATGGCCCAGGCCAGCGAGCCCCTCCTGACGTCCCAGACGCGGGCCCGGCGCGAGTTCCTCCTCCCTGGTGCGGCCCGGGCGTGGCCTGGCTTCACCCCGCAGGCCTACCGCCGGCTGGCTCTGAGGCTGCCGCCCTGCACCGCGCGCAAGGCCGAGGTGCGCCGCCGGCTGCTCCGCCCCGAGAAGGACGCGGCGCAGCACACCTGGGGCTTCCACACGTGGCTGGACGTGGGCCGCCTGCCCGCCGCCTTCCCCACCAGGCCCGACAGGCCCTACGATAGCAACGTGTGGCGCTGGCTGACCGACCCCGAGGCCCACGGCAGGCCCCCTGCGGAgccccccatccctcctccctcctggatgGGTCAGAACAGCTTTCTCACCTTCATCTGCTGCACTCCCATCTTCGTGGACGAGAACAGGAAGAACCAGGTGACTGTCAGGGCCGTGCAGGAACTGAGAGAGCTGGAGAAACTCAAGCTGAGGAGTGAAGCCAGGGCCCCTCCGCTCGATGCCAAGGGCAACATCCTGCCCCCAAAGAACTTCAAGAA GTACCGGCACATCTCCGCTGGTGGAAGGTTTGAGCCCCAAGGCCTCCAGCTAATGCCCAACCCACTTCCCAATGATTTTGCCAGGGGCTGGCCCTGCCCGAACCCTCTGCCTCATTACCAGGAGAAGGTGCTAAAACTGGCCTTGCTGCCTAGTGCACCCCTGAGCCAGGACCTTGTGAGGAATTACCAAACCCTGATAGAGAACCGGGTTGCCTTGCCCCTCTGTCATCTCTCCGAGGCACCACCTGGCAAAACCTTAACAAGGAAGATGAAGAGAAGACCTGGACAGACCTAA
- the TEX52 gene encoding testis-expressed protein 52 isoform X5 — translation MPGYYISQPHLLGWSRGNDSRVGPRGSEGNAPMREKRVRGRVRERRTPGLHSPENDFPSTPRSMAQASEPLLTSQTRARREFLLPGAARAWPGFTPQAYRRLALRLPPCTARKAEVRRRLLRPEKDAAQHTWGFHTWLDVGRLPAAFPTRPDRPYDSNVWRWLTDPEAHGRPPAEPPIPPPSWMGQNSFLTFICCTPIFVDENRKNQVTVRAVQELRELEKLKLRSEARAPPLDAKGNILPPKNFKNQSLSVEPNTTGLLKREPSDQVSYSSGSEQEGFSDVIMLTSDGKGHLSPELHSLLSPALH, via the exons atgCCTGGTTATTACAtctcccagccccacctcctggGGTGGTCACGTGGAAATGACAGCAGAGTGGGCCCAAGAGGCAG TGAGGGAAACGCACCCATGAGAGAGAAACGAGTAAGAGGACGAGTCCGGGAGAGAAGAACCCCTGGGCTGCATTCTCCGGAGAATGATTTTCCTTCTACGCCTCGCTCG ATGGCCCAGGCCAGCGAGCCCCTCCTGACGTCCCAGACGCGGGCCCGGCGCGAGTTCCTCCTCCCTGGTGCGGCCCGGGCGTGGCCTGGCTTCACCCCGCAGGCCTACCGCCGGCTGGCTCTGAGGCTGCCGCCCTGCACCGCGCGCAAGGCCGAGGTGCGCCGCCGGCTGCTCCGCCCCGAGAAGGACGCGGCGCAGCACACCTGGGGCTTCCACACGTGGCTGGACGTGGGCCGCCTGCCCGCCGCCTTCCCCACCAGGCCCGACAGGCCCTACGATAGCAACGTGTGGCGCTGGCTGACCGACCCCGAGGCCCACGGCAGGCCCCCTGCGGAgccccccatccctcctccctcctggatgGGTCAGAACAGCTTTCTCACCTTCATCTGCTGCACTCCCATCTTCGTGGACGAGAACAGGAAGAACCAGGTGACTGTCAGGGCCGTGCAGGAACTGAGAGAGCTGGAGAAACTCAAGCTGAGGAGTGAAGCCAGGGCCCCTCCGCTCGATGCCAAGGGCAACATCCTGCCCCCAAAGAACTTCAAGAA tcagtctCTCTCTGTTGAACCTAACACTACAGGCCTGTTGAAGAGGGAGCCATCAGACCAGGTGTCGTACAGCAGCGGGTCAGAGCAGGAAGGGTTCTCGGATGTCATCATGCTCACCAGTGATGGGAAGGGGCACCTGAGCCCTGAGCTGCATTCTCTACTTTCTCCAGCACTGCATTAG
- the TEX52 gene encoding testis-expressed protein 52 isoform X4: protein MREKRVRGRVRERRTPGLHSPENDFPSTPRSMAQASEPLLTSQTRARREFLLPGAARAWPGFTPQAYRRLALRLPPCTARKAEVRRRLLRPEKDAAQHTWGFHTWLDVGRLPAAFPTRPDRPYDSNVWRWLTDPEAHGRPPAEPPIPPPSWMGQNSFLTFICCTPIFVDENRKNQVTVRAVQELRELEKLKLRSEARAPPLDAKGNILPPKNFKKYRHISAGGRFEPQGLQLMPNPLPNDFARGWPCPNPLPHYQEKVLKLALLPSAPLSQDLVRNYQTLIENRVALPLCHLSEAPPGKTLTRKMKRRPGQT from the exons ATGAGAGAGAAACGAGTAAGAGGACGAGTCCGGGAGAGAAGAACCCCTGGGCTGCATTCTCCGGAGAATGATTTTCCTTCTACGCCTCGCTCG ATGGCCCAGGCCAGCGAGCCCCTCCTGACGTCCCAGACGCGGGCCCGGCGCGAGTTCCTCCTCCCTGGTGCGGCCCGGGCGTGGCCTGGCTTCACCCCGCAGGCCTACCGCCGGCTGGCTCTGAGGCTGCCGCCCTGCACCGCGCGCAAGGCCGAGGTGCGCCGCCGGCTGCTCCGCCCCGAGAAGGACGCGGCGCAGCACACCTGGGGCTTCCACACGTGGCTGGACGTGGGCCGCCTGCCCGCCGCCTTCCCCACCAGGCCCGACAGGCCCTACGATAGCAACGTGTGGCGCTGGCTGACCGACCCCGAGGCCCACGGCAGGCCCCCTGCGGAgccccccatccctcctccctcctggatgGGTCAGAACAGCTTTCTCACCTTCATCTGCTGCACTCCCATCTTCGTGGACGAGAACAGGAAGAACCAGGTGACTGTCAGGGCCGTGCAGGAACTGAGAGAGCTGGAGAAACTCAAGCTGAGGAGTGAAGCCAGGGCCCCTCCGCTCGATGCCAAGGGCAACATCCTGCCCCCAAAGAACTTCAAGAA GTACCGGCACATCTCCGCTGGTGGAAGGTTTGAGCCCCAAGGCCTCCAGCTAATGCCCAACCCACTTCCCAATGATTTTGCCAGGGGCTGGCCCTGCCCGAACCCTCTGCCTCATTACCAGGAGAAGGTGCTAAAACTGGCCTTGCTGCCTAGTGCACCCCTGAGCCAGGACCTTGTGAGGAATTACCAAACCCTGATAGAGAACCGGGTTGCCTTGCCCCTCTGTCATCTCTCCGAGGCACCACCTGGCAAAACCTTAACAAGGAAGATGAAGAGAAGACCTGGACAGACCTAA
- the TEX52 gene encoding testis-expressed protein 52 isoform X2 → MLPGKVFPTKRPLLTIRPTGGMASSPPRQPRGRRVPPHVQKPFLQMAQASEPLLTSQTRARREFLLPGAARAWPGFTPQAYRRLALRLPPCTARKAEVRRRLLRPEKDAAQHTWGFHTWLDVGRLPAAFPTRPDRPYDSNVWRWLTDPEAHGRPPAEPPIPPPSWMGQNSFLTFICCTPIFVDENRKNQVTVRAVQELRELEKLKLRSEARAPPLDAKGNILPPKNFKKYRHISAGGRFEPQGLQLMPNPLPNDFARGWPCPNPLPHYQEKVLKLALLPSAPLSQDLVRNYQTLIENRVALPLCHLSEAPPGKTLTRKMKRRPGQT, encoded by the exons ATGCTGCCAGGGAAAGTCTTCCCTACCAAGCGGCCTCTCCTGACAATCAGGCCCACAGGTGGAATGGCCAGTAGCCCACCAAGACAACCCAGAGGGCGGCGTGTTCCGCCTCATGTCCAAAAACCTTTCTTGCAG ATGGCCCAGGCCAGCGAGCCCCTCCTGACGTCCCAGACGCGGGCCCGGCGCGAGTTCCTCCTCCCTGGTGCGGCCCGGGCGTGGCCTGGCTTCACCCCGCAGGCCTACCGCCGGCTGGCTCTGAGGCTGCCGCCCTGCACCGCGCGCAAGGCCGAGGTGCGCCGCCGGCTGCTCCGCCCCGAGAAGGACGCGGCGCAGCACACCTGGGGCTTCCACACGTGGCTGGACGTGGGCCGCCTGCCCGCCGCCTTCCCCACCAGGCCCGACAGGCCCTACGATAGCAACGTGTGGCGCTGGCTGACCGACCCCGAGGCCCACGGCAGGCCCCCTGCGGAgccccccatccctcctccctcctggatgGGTCAGAACAGCTTTCTCACCTTCATCTGCTGCACTCCCATCTTCGTGGACGAGAACAGGAAGAACCAGGTGACTGTCAGGGCCGTGCAGGAACTGAGAGAGCTGGAGAAACTCAAGCTGAGGAGTGAAGCCAGGGCCCCTCCGCTCGATGCCAAGGGCAACATCCTGCCCCCAAAGAACTTCAAGAA GTACCGGCACATCTCCGCTGGTGGAAGGTTTGAGCCCCAAGGCCTCCAGCTAATGCCCAACCCACTTCCCAATGATTTTGCCAGGGGCTGGCCCTGCCCGAACCCTCTGCCTCATTACCAGGAGAAGGTGCTAAAACTGGCCTTGCTGCCTAGTGCACCCCTGAGCCAGGACCTTGTGAGGAATTACCAAACCCTGATAGAGAACCGGGTTGCCTTGCCCCTCTGTCATCTCTCCGAGGCACCACCTGGCAAAACCTTAACAAGGAAGATGAAGAGAAGACCTGGACAGACCTAA